The Grus americana isolate bGruAme1 chromosome 8, bGruAme1.mat, whole genome shotgun sequence genome includes a region encoding these proteins:
- the DPH5 gene encoding diphthine methyl ester synthase, with amino-acid sequence MLYLVGLGLGDAKDITVKGLETVRRCRRVYLEAYTSILTVGKEALEEFYGKELILADRETVEQEADSILKEADVCDVAFLVVGDPFGATTHSDLVLRAVKLGIPYKVIHNASIMNAVGCCGLQLYNFGETISIVFWTDTWKPESFFDKIEKNRQNGMHTLCLLDIKAKEQSLENLMKGKKIYEPPRYMSVNQAAEQLLAIIQNRRLQGTEPEITENTICVGLARVGAPDQKIASGTLSQMSTVELGGPLHSLIVTGTMHPLELEMLQLFSTDSSSFENNAFQRTT; translated from the exons ATGCTGTATCTGGTCGGGCTGGGCTTGGGAGATGCCAAGGACATCACGGTGAAGGGGTTGGAGACAGTGAGGCGGTGCCGCAGGGTGTACCTGGAGGCCTACACGTCCATCCTCACGGTGGGCAAGGAAGCACTG GAAGAGTTTTATGGAAAAGAATTGATTTTGGCTGACCGAGAAACGGTGGAACAGGAAGCagatagcattttaaaagaagctgaTGTTTGTGATGTCGCATTTCTTGTAGTTGGTGATCCTTTTGG AGCCACGACGCACAGTGATTTAGTACTACGTGCAGTAAAATTGGGGATTCCATACAAGGTCATTCATAATGCTTCAATAATGAATGCAGTGGGCTGCTGTGGTTTACAG tTGTACAATTTTGGAGAGACAATTTCTATAGTTTTCTGGACAGACACATGGAAGCCAGAAAGCTTTTTTGACAAGATCGAGAAGAACAGGCAGAATGGAATGCACACACTGTGCTTACTTG ATATTAAAGCGAAGGAGCAGTCTCTGGAGAATCTAATGAA aggaaaaaagatttatGAGCCACCCCGCTACATGAGTGTGAATCAAGCTGCAGAACAGCTTCTTGCCATTATTCAAAACAGGAGGCTCCAAGGAACAGAACCAG aaattaCTGAAAACACAATCTGTGTTGGCCTCGCACGTGTGGGTGCTCCAGATCAGAAGATTGCTTCAGGCACACTGTCTCAGATGTCCACAGTGGAATTAGGCGGTCCGCTACACTCCCTGATTGTTACAGGCACTATGCATCCTCTGGAATTAGAGatgcttcagcttttttctACAGATAGttccagttttgaaaataatgcatttcaaagaaccacttaa